In one Erythrobacteraceae bacterium WH01K genomic region, the following are encoded:
- a CDS encoding GlsB/YeaQ/YmgE family stress response membrane protein, which produces MGWIIAIIVGGVAGWLASLVMNRDASMGIFWNIVVGIIGSVIGNVIAGAFGWAGSIQEFSLTGLIIAVIGAIVLLAIMNLIQRGRVR; this is translated from the coding sequence ATGGGTTGGATTATCGCAATTATCGTCGGCGGTGTCGCCGGCTGGCTCGCAAGCCTGGTCATGAACCGCGATGCCTCGATGGGCATCTTCTGGAACATCGTCGTCGGTATCATCGGCTCGGTCATCGGCAATGTGATCGCCGGTGCATTCGGCTGGGCCGGTTCGATCCAGGAATTCAGCCTGACCGGACTGATCATCGCCGTTATCGGTGCGATCGTCCTACTGGCCATCATGAACCTGATCCAGCGTGGCCGCGTGCGTTAA
- the mnmA gene encoding tRNA 2-thiouridine(34) synthase MnmA, which translates to MSDTLTMTPAQAAELFDLPGPMAERRIVVAMSGGVDSSVVAALASRSGAHVIGITLQLYDYGAATGRKGACCAGDDIADARAVSDRLGIAHYVFDHESAFREDVVEQFADDYLQGRTPVPCIRCNMGPKFTDLLRMARELGADCLATGHYVRRVTGPGGPELHRAHDPARDQSYFLYGTTQDQLDFLRFPLGGLPKAQVRELAEEAGLRNAAKPDSQDICFVPDGDYAKIVRKMRPEGGQAGKIVHAGTGETLGSHKGVIHYTVGQRRGLDIGGQPEPLYVVGIDAERAQVRVGPKRMLAIAEAKLIETNRIGPLPDTQLTAKVRSLSKPVPVAVAGALGDGAQATLHFETAELGVAPGQAAVIYAGDRVVGGGWIDQTVAADPALGAAAG; encoded by the coding sequence ATGTCCGACACGCTGACCATGACACCGGCACAGGCTGCCGAACTGTTCGACCTGCCCGGCCCCATGGCCGAACGGCGTATCGTCGTTGCGATGTCGGGCGGCGTCGATTCCTCCGTGGTCGCAGCGCTTGCCTCGCGCAGCGGTGCACATGTCATCGGCATCACCCTGCAATTGTACGATTACGGCGCGGCCACGGGCCGCAAGGGCGCGTGCTGCGCCGGCGACGATATCGCCGATGCGCGCGCCGTGTCGGACAGGCTCGGCATCGCACACTACGTCTTCGATCACGAAAGCGCTTTTCGCGAGGACGTGGTCGAGCAATTTGCCGACGATTACCTGCAGGGCCGCACGCCGGTTCCCTGCATCCGCTGCAATATGGGTCCGAAATTTACCGACCTGCTCCGCATGGCGCGTGAATTGGGGGCCGACTGCCTGGCCACGGGCCATTATGTGCGGCGCGTGACCGGTCCGGGCGGGCCGGAACTGCACCGTGCCCACGACCCCGCGCGCGACCAGTCCTATTTCCTTTACGGGACGACGCAGGACCAGCTCGACTTCCTGCGCTTCCCGCTGGGCGGCCTGCCCAAGGCGCAGGTGCGCGAGTTGGCCGAGGAGGCGGGTCTGCGCAATGCGGCAAAACCCGACAGCCAGGACATCTGCTTCGTGCCCGATGGCGATTACGCCAAGATCGTGCGCAAGATGCGGCCCGAAGGCGGGCAGGCCGGCAAAATCGTCCATGCGGGTACAGGGGAAACGCTGGGCTCTCACAAGGGCGTCATTCATTACACCGTCGGCCAGCGCCGCGGTCTCGATATTGGCGGGCAGCCGGAGCCGCTTTATGTCGTCGGCATCGACGCGGAGCGGGCGCAGGTTCGGGTCGGGCCCAAGCGGATGCTGGCCATTGCCGAGGCGAAGCTTATAGAAACGAACCGCATCGGCCCCCTCCCCGATACACAGCTTACCGCAAAGGTTCGCTCGCTATCGAAGCCCGTGCCTGTTGCGGTTGCCGGCGCGCTGGGTGACGGGGCCCAGGCCACCCTGCATTTCGAAACGGCGGAGCTGGGCGTTGCGCCGGGACAGGCCGCGGTCATCTATGCCGGGGACCGGGTCGTGGGAGGCGGATGGATCGACCAGACGGTTGCAGCCGACCCTGCGCTCGGTGCAGCTGCCGGGTGA
- a CDS encoding serine hydrolase yields the protein MSRTMPMRRASPIAIPAVITSLAALALAACDSDPAELPPLSEEALAAVADDPGAPKDQLARQLDEWFTDETVGETRAALVMRGGEIAAERYAEGYDADTRFISWSMAKTVTAVLIGMLVADGKLSLDESPPIPRWRRPGDPRGEITLRQLLQMRAGLRHTEAGNPPYESSEVRMLFLDGRDDMADYATAQPLEDEPGRTFKYSSNTTVILADIAARVLSDDSPDPEVRRRAVAEYLQSRLFGPLGMESMVPEFDAAGTLIGGSLMHATARDWGRFGDFLRNRGSYRGSQLLPRSWVDLMTSPSPASENYGGQTWLNRGIGLDQDGNKANRGPDTLYSAIGHMGQYVLVSPDQKLTLVRLGHSSSEERAVLMDQMMDVIELYPAE from the coding sequence GTGAGCCGCACCATGCCGATGCGCCGCGCCTCCCCTATCGCCATCCCCGCCGTCATCACAAGCCTTGCGGCGCTGGCGCTGGCCGCCTGCGATTCGGACCCCGCCGAGCTGCCCCCGCTGAGCGAAGAGGCGCTGGCCGCTGTCGCGGACGACCCCGGTGCCCCCAAAGACCAACTCGCGCGCCAGCTGGACGAATGGTTTACCGACGAAACGGTGGGCGAAACCCGCGCGGCACTGGTCATGCGTGGCGGCGAAATTGCGGCCGAGCGTTATGCAGAGGGCTACGACGCGGACACCCGCTTCATCAGCTGGTCGATGGCGAAGACGGTCACTGCCGTGCTGATCGGGATGCTGGTCGCCGACGGGAAACTGTCGCTCGACGAAAGTCCGCCCATCCCGCGCTGGCGCAGGCCGGGCGACCCGCGCGGCGAAATCACGCTGCGCCAGCTGCTGCAGATGCGCGCAGGCCTGCGCCATACGGAGGCCGGCAACCCGCCATACGAATCGTCCGAAGTGCGGATGCTGTTCCTCGACGGGCGCGACGACATGGCGGATTATGCCACCGCGCAGCCGCTGGAGGACGAGCCGGGGCGGACCTTCAAATATTCCAGCAATACGACCGTAATTTTGGCCGATATCGCGGCGCGGGTCCTGTCCGACGACAGCCCCGATCCGGAGGTGCGGCGCCGGGCGGTGGCCGAGTACCTGCAGTCCCGCCTGTTCGGACCGCTGGGGATGGAATCCATGGTTCCCGAATTCGACGCCGCCGGCACCCTGATTGGGGGCAGCCTGATGCATGCGACGGCGCGCGACTGGGGGCGGTTCGGAGATTTCCTGAGGAATCGTGGCTCCTATCGCGGATCACAGCTTCTGCCGCGCAGCTGGGTCGATTTAATGACCAGCCCCAGCCCGGCCTCGGAAAATTACGGCGGCCAGACCTGGCTCAATCGCGGCATCGGACTGGACCAGGACGGCAACAAGGCCAATCGGGGTCCGGACACGCTGTATTCGGCCATCGGGCACATGGGGCAGTATGTCCTGGTCTCGCCGGACCAGAAGCTGACACTGGTCCGGCTGGGGCATTCGAGCAGCGAGGAACGCGCCGTCCTGATGGACCAGATGATGGACGTGATCGAACTCTACCCGGCCGAGTAG
- a CDS encoding efflux RND transporter permease subunit has product MNFQNISAWSIRNPVIPLVLFTGLLFAGLLAFARMDVVNNPDVEFPAVSVSISQPGAAPTEIENQITQRVESAVRSINGVASINSTAREGNSNTFIEFEIGTDPNDAVAEVKNAVDTIRGSLPDGILEPRVNKQDISGGFLGIYAVEANDMTIEQLSWFIDDTIAKQLLSVEGMAEVNRFGGVDREIEVILDLQRMQAFGVTASQINAVLRQTNIDAAGGATEVGGTRQSVRVLGSSDTAYELSQQQIQLGNGTTVKLADVATVRDGYSERTSISKVRGKEVVNFAMSRAKGASDVTVYDAALEKIAEIEEENPGVRFIPLTNSVDYTKEQYNSSMAAMIEGAILAVVVVFFFLRDWRATIISAVAIPLSAIPTFWFMDLLGFNLNTLSLLALALVAGVLVDDAIVEIENIVRHMRMGKSAYQASIDAADEIGLPVVATSFCIVAVFFPVGAMPGISGEFFKNFGFTVVVAVLMSLAVARMITPMLAAYFLKAKGHADHGEGPMMDRYMGILRWSLDRGKMYARRAGLEAPRHRVFYAIAFLLVILILLVVPAFVVTQGHAALAELDIPEKIGTAISSDPDSKLAVVGNRIIGLLQFALVILAGFFAGLAALKLLGLPFRALGGWVRNGWLWMEARFYDHRAWMLMIGYFALLLTVLLFASVPGQFQPQIDNDSSRVEIEMVPGTTLATTERVSRRVADLLYEEPEVDRALERVREGQATIYIRLTDDRERTSIQFERALAPELAKIPDARVRFASQSGGFGSGRDMTVMLAGSNPELLEETAATLVEQMKGIDSLIAPRISADINRPELIITPRPDLAAELGVTTAAISQTIRIATLGEIEQNAAKFSLSDRQIPIRVKLPTQSREDLTTIENLPVQTMTGGSVPLSRVAEISFGSGPTTIQRYNQNRRVLVGADLAQGVVKGEAQAEIDALPVLQDLPQGVIRDVVGEEEWQQELIQSLIIAIVAGVLLVFAVLVLLYKRLMSPLVNMTSLALAPLGGIFLLWLLDGEQSMPVYIGMLLLLGIVSKNSILLIDFAIEEMDRGTRKLDAIIDAGHKRAQPIVMTTVAMTAGMVPTAIALTGDGAWRQPMGIVVIGGLIVSTLLTLLIVPAGFSLADGLERRLGPWLRGKFLTYRPGDDGKTSPEPGGHTPVPAE; this is encoded by the coding sequence ATGAATTTCCAGAACATCTCCGCGTGGTCGATCCGCAACCCGGTCATCCCGCTGGTCCTGTTCACCGGCCTGCTGTTCGCGGGCCTGCTCGCCTTTGCGCGCATGGACGTGGTCAATAACCCGGACGTCGAATTTCCGGCCGTCAGCGTATCGATCTCGCAGCCGGGCGCGGCCCCCACGGAAATCGAGAACCAGATTACCCAGCGCGTGGAATCCGCGGTCCGTTCGATCAACGGCGTGGCATCTATCAATTCCACCGCGCGCGAAGGCAATTCCAACACCTTCATCGAATTCGAGATCGGTACCGATCCGAACGACGCCGTGGCAGAGGTGAAGAACGCGGTCGACACGATCCGCGGCAGCCTGCCCGACGGGATTCTCGAGCCCCGGGTCAACAAGCAGGACATTTCGGGCGGTTTCCTCGGCATTTATGCCGTCGAGGCAAACGACATGACGATCGAACAGCTCAGCTGGTTCATCGACGATACCATAGCCAAGCAATTGCTCAGCGTCGAAGGCATGGCGGAGGTCAACCGCTTCGGCGGCGTCGACCGCGAGATCGAGGTCATTCTCGACCTGCAGCGGATGCAGGCTTTCGGCGTTACGGCCAGCCAGATCAACGCGGTGCTGCGCCAGACCAATATCGATGCAGCGGGCGGCGCGACCGAAGTCGGCGGAACGCGCCAGTCGGTCCGTGTACTCGGCAGCAGCGATACCGCTTACGAGCTTTCGCAGCAGCAGATTCAGCTGGGCAATGGCACCACGGTCAAGCTGGCGGATGTCGCCACCGTGCGCGACGGCTACAGCGAGCGGACCTCGATCAGCAAGGTGCGCGGCAAGGAAGTCGTCAACTTCGCCATGTCCCGCGCGAAGGGTGCGTCCGACGTCACGGTGTATGACGCCGCGCTGGAGAAAATCGCCGAGATCGAGGAAGAAAATCCCGGCGTGCGCTTCATCCCGCTGACCAACAGCGTGGATTACACGAAAGAACAGTACAACAGCTCCATGGCGGCCATGATCGAAGGCGCCATTCTTGCCGTCGTCGTGGTGTTCTTCTTCCTGCGCGACTGGCGGGCGACCATCATTTCCGCCGTTGCCATTCCGCTGTCCGCCATTCCGACCTTCTGGTTCATGGACCTGCTGGGCTTCAACCTGAATACGCTGTCACTGCTCGCCCTCGCGCTGGTGGCGGGTGTGCTGGTCGATGACGCCATCGTCGAGATCGAGAATATCGTGCGTCATATGAGGATGGGCAAGAGCGCCTATCAGGCCAGTATCGACGCCGCCGACGAAATCGGCCTGCCGGTGGTCGCGACCAGTTTCTGCATCGTGGCCGTGTTCTTCCCGGTCGGTGCGATGCCCGGCATCTCGGGCGAGTTCTTCAAGAATTTCGGCTTCACGGTCGTCGTCGCCGTTCTGATGTCGCTCGCCGTGGCGCGCATGATCACGCCAATGCTTGCGGCCTATTTCCTCAAGGCGAAAGGTCACGCCGATCACGGCGAAGGGCCGATGATGGACCGTTACATGGGCATCCTTCGCTGGTCGCTCGACCGGGGGAAGATGTATGCCCGGCGCGCCGGTCTGGAAGCGCCCCGGCACCGTGTTTTCTATGCCATCGCCTTCCTCCTGGTCATCCTGATCCTTCTCGTCGTGCCGGCCTTCGTCGTGACACAGGGTCACGCCGCGCTTGCGGAGCTCGACATTCCCGAAAAGATCGGCACCGCGATCAGCAGCGACCCCGATTCCAAGCTGGCCGTGGTGGGCAACCGCATTATCGGTCTGCTGCAGTTTGCGCTTGTCATCCTGGCAGGGTTCTTCGCCGGACTTGCCGCGCTCAAGCTGCTGGGCCTGCCGTTCCGCGCCCTGGGCGGCTGGGTCCGCAATGGCTGGCTGTGGATGGAGGCGCGGTTCTACGATCACCGCGCGTGGATGCTGATGATCGGCTATTTCGCGCTGCTCCTGACGGTCCTGCTATTCGCCAGCGTTCCGGGCCAGTTCCAGCCGCAGATCGACAATGACAGCAGCCGGGTCGAGATCGAGATGGTCCCCGGAACCACGCTGGCGACCACCGAACGCGTGTCCCGCCGGGTTGCCGACCTGCTGTATGAGGAGCCGGAAGTCGACCGTGCGCTGGAACGCGTGCGCGAAGGCCAGGCGACGATCTATATCCGCCTGACCGACGACCGTGAGCGGACCTCGATCCAGTTCGAACGGGCGCTTGCACCCGAACTGGCGAAAATTCCCGATGCGCGGGTCCGTTTCGCCTCGCAGTCCGGCGGCTTCGGCAGCGGGCGCGACATGACCGTGATGCTCGCCGGGTCGAATCCGGAACTGCTGGAAGAAACCGCGGCCACGCTGGTCGAGCAGATGAAGGGCATCGATTCCCTGATCGCCCCGCGCATCAGCGCCGACATCAACCGGCCCGAACTGATCATCACCCCGCGCCCCGACCTCGCGGCCGAGCTGGGCGTCACGACGGCGGCCATCAGCCAGACGATCCGCATCGCCACGCTGGGCGAGATCGAGCAGAACGCGGCCAAGTTCTCCCTGTCCGACCGCCAGATTCCCATCCGCGTGAAGCTGCCTACGCAATCGCGCGAGGACCTGACCACGATCGAGAACCTGCCGGTCCAGACCATGACCGGCGGCAGCGTGCCGCTGTCCCGCGTCGCCGAGATCAGCTTCGGTTCCGGCCCGACGACCATCCAGCGGTACAACCAGAACCGCCGCGTACTGGTCGGAGCGGATCTGGCGCAGGGTGTCGTCAAGGGCGAAGCGCAGGCGGAAATCGACGCGCTGCCGGTCCTGCAAGACCTGCCGCAAGGCGTCATCCGCGACGTCGTGGGCGAGGAAGAATGGCAGCAGGAGCTGATCCAGAGCCTGATCATCGCCATCGTTGCCGGCGTGCTGCTGGTCTTCGCCGTGCTGGTACTGCTCTACAAGCGCCTGATGAGTCCGCTGGTCAACATGACCTCGCTGGCGCTTGCACCGCTGGGCGGTATCTTCCTGCTCTGGCTACTGGATGGCGAGCAATCCATGCCGGTCTATATCGGGATGCTGCTGTTGCTGGGCATCGTGTCGAAGAACTCCATCCTCCTGATCGACTTCGCGATCGAGGAAATGGACCGCGGCACCCGCAAGCTCGATGCCATCATCGATGCCGGGCACAAGCGCGCCCAGCCCATCGTGATGACGACCGTCGCCATGACGGCGGGCATGGTGCCGACCGCCATCGCCCTGACCGGGGACGGTGCGTGGCGCCAGCCCATGGGCATCGTCGTCATCGGCGGGCTGATCGTGTCGACCCTGCTCACGCTCCTGATCGTTCCGGCGGGTTTCAGCCTGGCCGACGGCCTCGAGCGGAGGCTCGGTCCGTGGCTGCGCGGCAAGTTCCTGACCTATCGTCCCGGCGATGACGGGAAGACGAGTCCGGAACCCGGCGGCCATACCCCCGTTCCTGCCGAGTGA
- a CDS encoding cation diffusion facilitator family transporter, translating into MASITVAAVLVALKLWASVETNSVAMLGSLADSALDLVASLVTLFGVVYAAMPADDDHRFGHGKAEAIAAIVQVVLIALSAFALVVRSIQHWMEDAPVGEAPVGIGVSVAAIALTFVLLWWQRYVLSRTGSVAIRTDHVHYQGDLLLNLAVIAALVLQTQLGLGKADAFFGLGIAAWLAYGAWDASHEAVDHLMDREWPEDRRSAFVARAATHPELSNLHDLRTRTAGNRDFVQFHVDLPGEMTVREAHEVIDRVEADLRSAFPGTELLIHIDPAGHVDEPGNDLVEADEFEKLEDETP; encoded by the coding sequence ATGGCATCGATCACGGTGGCGGCCGTTCTGGTCGCCCTGAAACTGTGGGCCAGTGTCGAGACGAATTCGGTCGCCATGCTCGGCAGCCTGGCCGACAGCGCGCTGGACCTGGTCGCCAGCCTCGTGACCCTGTTCGGCGTGGTCTATGCCGCGATGCCGGCGGATGACGATCACCGTTTCGGCCACGGCAAGGCGGAGGCGATCGCCGCCATCGTCCAGGTCGTCCTCATCGCGCTCAGCGCCTTTGCCCTGGTCGTGCGCAGCATCCAGCATTGGATGGAGGACGCCCCCGTGGGCGAGGCGCCCGTGGGGATCGGGGTGTCGGTGGCCGCCATCGCGCTGACCTTCGTGCTGCTGTGGTGGCAGCGTTACGTCCTGTCGCGAACCGGTTCGGTCGCCATCCGGACGGACCACGTCCATTACCAGGGCGACCTGCTGCTGAACCTTGCCGTGATCGCGGCGCTGGTCCTGCAGACGCAGCTGGGGCTGGGCAAGGCGGATGCGTTCTTCGGCCTCGGCATCGCGGCCTGGCTGGCCTATGGCGCATGGGATGCCTCCCACGAGGCGGTCGATCACCTGATGGACCGCGAATGGCCGGAGGACCGCCGCAGCGCCTTCGTCGCCCGGGCCGCGACCCATCCCGAACTGTCGAACCTGCACGATTTGCGGACCCGTACGGCGGGCAATCGCGATTTCGTGCAATTCCATGTCGACCTGCCTGGAGAAATGACCGTGCGCGAGGCGCATGAAGTGATCGACCGTGTGGAGGCCGACCTGCGCAGCGCGTTTCCCGGAACGGAGCTGCTGATCCACATAGACCCTGCGGGCCATGTCGACGAACCGGGCAACGACCTGGTCGAAGCCGACGAGTTCGAAAAACTGGAGGACGAGACGCCATGA
- a CDS encoding DUF1153 domain-containing protein has product MIENQKIRPAEVIGPLGEPLTVADLPSPKTKRWVVRRKAEVVAAVNGGLLTLDEVLERYNLTLEEFASWQRAVDRSGMQGLRVTRIQHYRDLYERQLKY; this is encoded by the coding sequence ATGATAGAGAACCAGAAAATCCGGCCCGCAGAAGTGATCGGCCCCCTGGGCGAACCGCTTACCGTGGCCGACCTCCCTTCGCCCAAGACGAAACGCTGGGTCGTGCGGCGCAAGGCCGAAGTCGTCGCTGCCGTGAACGGTGGCCTGCTGACCCTCGACGAGGTCCTGGAGCGTTACAATCTGACGCTCGAGGAGTTCGCTTCCTGGCAGCGGGCAGTGGACCGTTCGGGGATGCAGGGCCTGCGGGTGACCCGCATCCAGCACTACCGCGATCTCTACGAGCGCCAGCTCAAATACTAA
- the pdxH gene encoding pyridoxamine 5'-phosphate oxidase has translation MNSAETDPGKSAIPATDPFALFDEWLAEAKESEPNDPNAMALATAAPDGAPSVRMVLLKGHGRDVGGPKGGFTFYTNAKSRKGEEIRANDQAAVLFHWKSLRRQIRIEGTLTEVDPETATAYFHSRSRDSQLGAVASYQSSPLEERQVFLDRFEQVKQQFEGDEVERPAHWTGFTLAPQAIEFWLDRPNRLHDRRVFTRAGDGWTDTLLYP, from the coding sequence ATGAATTCTGCCGAGACAGACCCCGGCAAAAGCGCCATCCCCGCGACCGACCCCTTCGCCCTGTTCGACGAATGGCTGGCGGAGGCGAAGGAGAGCGAGCCGAACGATCCCAATGCCATGGCGCTGGCAACCGCTGCGCCCGATGGTGCGCCGTCGGTGCGCATGGTCCTGCTAAAGGGGCACGGGCGGGATGTCGGTGGCCCCAAGGGTGGCTTCACCTTCTACACCAATGCAAAAAGCCGCAAGGGCGAGGAAATTCGCGCAAACGACCAGGCAGCGGTGCTGTTTCACTGGAAGAGCCTGCGCCGGCAAATCCGCATCGAAGGGACGCTGACTGAAGTCGATCCGGAAACGGCGACCGCCTATTTTCATTCCCGCAGCAGGGATTCGCAGCTGGGTGCGGTCGCGTCTTACCAGTCCAGCCCGCTGGAAGAACGCCAGGTCTTCCTCGACCGGTTCGAGCAGGTGAAGCAGCAATTCGAAGGCGACGAGGTAGAGCGCCCCGCGCACTGGACCGGGTTCACGCTCGCGCCGCAAGCCATCGAGTTCTGGCTCGACCGGCCGAACCGCCTGCATGATCGCCGGGTCTTCACCCGCGCAGGAGACGGCTGGACCGACACGCTGCTCTACCCCTAA
- a CDS encoding PhzF family phenazine biosynthesis protein: MISLPYWHVDAFADRPFTGNQAAVMPLEDWLPDDVLQAIAEENNFAETAFIVKDDTGSSDWELRWFTPATEIRLCGHATLASGHVLLERDGGERVTFRTRQAGELEVRPSAAGYELALPVIPVSPEDWPEAVALLGARPVEVWQNEARYGIYLFSSEAEVRALDPDLKGLGALGDDQFICTAPGERTDIVSRVFVPGGGVDEDSVTGSAHAALTPFWAARLGRDSFTAHQASQRGGDLALRLDGDRAWLGGGCVTVVEGSFHLPG, encoded by the coding sequence ATGATTTCCCTGCCCTACTGGCATGTCGATGCTTTCGCCGACCGTCCTTTCACGGGGAACCAAGCGGCCGTCATGCCGCTCGAGGACTGGCTGCCCGACGATGTGCTGCAGGCCATCGCGGAGGAAAATAATTTTGCGGAAACGGCTTTCATCGTGAAGGACGACACCGGCAGCAGCGATTGGGAATTGCGCTGGTTCACGCCGGCCACCGAAATCCGGCTGTGCGGCCATGCGACGCTGGCGAGCGGTCACGTGCTGCTGGAACGGGACGGCGGCGAGAGGGTGACCTTCCGCACGCGGCAGGCGGGCGAACTCGAAGTGCGGCCGAGCGCGGCGGGTTACGAGCTGGCCCTGCCGGTCATTCCCGTTTCGCCGGAGGACTGGCCGGAAGCAGTCGCCCTGCTGGGCGCTCGTCCGGTGGAAGTTTGGCAAAACGAGGCGCGTTACGGGATCTACCTATTCTCGAGCGAGGCCGAGGTGCGCGCGCTGGATCCGGATCTCAAGGGGCTGGGCGCGCTGGGCGACGACCAGTTCATCTGCACCGCGCCCGGCGAGCGGACGGATATCGTGAGCCGCGTCTTCGTGCCCGGTGGCGGCGTCGACGAAGACAGCGTGACCGGCAGCGCGCATGCCGCCCTTACCCCCTTCTGGGCGGCGCGGCTCGGCCGGGACAGCTTCACCGCGCACCAGGCCTCGCAGCGTGGCGGCGATCTCGCCCTGCGTCTGGACGGAGACCGCGCCTGGCTCGGCGGTGGCTGCGTGACCGTCGTCGAGGGGAGCTTCCACCTGCCGGGCTAG
- a CDS encoding efflux RND transporter periplasmic adaptor subunit, protein MNYHSTSEYSETAPKLDEAPVGLDGQPEKKSSRRLWVWVGIAVLLAAVIAGAYYFVTGGDGAATPAADRDEQAPRVSVISPGQATIEGEISATGTLAARRDIPVGVVGEGGRVVAVAAEQGEWVNAGQVLVSIDRSVQNQQARAQAAQVEVARSDAQLAQSNLDRALQLVDRGFISRADVDRLTATRDAARARVNVAQAQLSELQARNARLNVVAPVSGLVLERSVEPGQTVSAGSPPLFRIARGGEMELLARVGENDLARLSTGVQATVTPAGTDKAFTGQVWQLAPTIDEQNRQGVARISLPYASELRPGGFATAVIKSGTIVAPLLPESAVLSDNDGSFVFIVGEGNKAVRRSVTTGMVTSEGIAITQGLDGTERVVLRAGGFVTEGETIAPQNTTVRGG, encoded by the coding sequence ATGAATTACCACTCGACCAGCGAATACAGCGAAACCGCGCCGAAACTCGACGAAGCGCCGGTCGGACTGGACGGCCAGCCGGAGAAGAAATCCTCGCGCCGCCTGTGGGTCTGGGTGGGCATTGCCGTGCTTCTCGCCGCCGTCATTGCAGGGGCCTATTACTTCGTCACCGGCGGTGACGGCGCTGCGACACCGGCGGCCGACCGCGACGAACAGGCGCCGCGCGTTTCCGTCATCTCTCCCGGCCAGGCGACGATCGAAGGCGAAATTTCCGCTACCGGCACGCTGGCCGCACGGCGGGACATTCCCGTCGGCGTCGTGGGCGAAGGCGGCCGCGTCGTTGCCGTGGCGGCCGAGCAGGGCGAATGGGTCAATGCGGGCCAGGTGCTCGTGTCGATCGACCGCTCCGTCCAGAACCAGCAGGCCCGCGCCCAAGCGGCACAGGTAGAAGTCGCCCGCTCCGACGCGCAGCTGGCGCAAAGCAATCTGGACCGCGCGCTCCAGCTGGTCGATCGTGGGTTCATCTCCCGCGCCGATGTCGATCGCCTGACCGCGACCCGCGATGCGGCGCGCGCCCGTGTGAACGTCGCACAGGCACAGCTGTCCGAACTGCAGGCGCGAAACGCGCGTCTCAACGTGGTCGCGCCCGTATCCGGCCTCGTCCTCGAGCGCAGTGTCGAGCCGGGGCAGACCGTTAGTGCCGGTTCGCCGCCCCTGTTCCGCATCGCGCGCGGCGGGGAAATGGAATTGCTCGCCCGCGTGGGTGAGAACGACCTCGCCAGGCTGTCGACCGGCGTGCAGGCGACGGTGACCCCGGCCGGCACGGACAAGGCCTTCACCGGCCAGGTCTGGCAGCTTGCCCCGACCATCGACGAACAGAACCGGCAGGGCGTGGCGCGCATTTCGCTTCCCTATGCGAGCGAGCTGCGTCCCGGCGGCTTTGCGACCGCCGTCATCAAGAGCGGTACGATCGTCGCCCCGCTCCTACCGGAATCCGCGGTCCTGTCCGACAATGACGGAAGCTTCGTCTTCATTGTCGGCGAAGGCAACAAGGCGGTCCGCCGTTCGGTCACGACCGGCATGGTCACGAGCGAGGGCATCGCGATCACGCAAGGGCTCGACGGGACGGAACGGGTCGTCTTGCGCGCAGGCGGCTTCGTGACGGAGGGCGAGACCATCGCGCCGCAAAACACCACGGTACGGGGCGGCTGA